Genomic DNA from Theobroma cacao cultivar B97-61/B2 chromosome 3, Criollo_cocoa_genome_V2, whole genome shotgun sequence:
AGTGTGTTATTTGTTAGCAATGGGCTTTTGTACTTTCATGATCAAAGAGGACGCTGTGTAATCCTACCCTACAATTATAGTGAAAATCCAATCCTATCTAACTTGAGCAATTTTAATcatttcacttaaaaaaaaaggaatgaaTTTCATGGATGTAATAATTATGGGCCAAAAGCCAGTCCAACATAAAGGCTTGCATCATGCCTTGAGAAGTggaactttttgttttttaaccTCCACATTTGTAAATTTTGCAGAGCACCTCAGATTTCGCAAAGGCCAGAAAAAGGCTGGTGTCGGGTCGGGCCCTTCGCTTTCGATTCGGCACACGTGATTCGGCTCCCACTTAAGTACAAATCTGCAATCTGGACCGTGCATCGAAGCGGGTTGCGTTTCATATGGTCCTGTTGCTCTTGATGAATGTTTTTTTTAACGTTGATAGTGATGGTTGTTGTGGGGTGGGGTCGGCTGAGAGGAGAATCAGCTAGCTGCCACGTGGATTATTAGAGTAAATGTGTAAGGCATGCCTTAAAGGAATATTTATTAAGTAATGAAATCTGAGCCCGGCCATTGTTGGCACCAAGTGAAAGCGGAGTATTTATCTATTTCTCTCTTGAAGAACACATGTCatgtaaataattataaaagaattggctgtaaaataaattaataaaagctGTGACATGTCCATTAGATAAAGAATAGAAGTAGCTTATGATGAGAGGATGGGGACTGCACCATCATGAGGAAAATTGGAAAAAGGTTCACCAAAACAATTGAGGTTGTGAGGCCGCTTTTGCTTAAGGTTGCAAAAGTTATTTCCAGCtcataaatcatttataagcTTTATGTCcaattgacttttttttaatttggttttcGCTTGTAACCATGCTTTCCAAAGTCTCAATATCATAAAGTAAGAGATGACatggattttaaatttataaataatgttctttcttcattttataagtatattttttaaattaaaaatgtacACCCATAAtaaaatagtataaaaataaatatatttttttattaatgtaaAACTCTCGTGAGAAATATAAGATTGAGACAaactcaaattaaaataagctttcttttttatgaatAATAGAGCTAGTTTAACAGGATCATTGTATAATTAAATGTCATAAATCCTACAGTAAAATCTTAAACTTATTTATACGCATATCTTTTACATTGAACATATGTGGACCATGATATCAACCTTAAAGTAGCCATTCTTTGTACATGGAGTGGCTGGAAATATTGGAATGGGACCATGCTTACTTGGGGGGCTACCAGTGGATTAGTTCGGTTTAATATGGTAAGGACTGGACCACTTTAGATCCAACATGACAAGCCCCGCTTACTTGATGCAGTGCAAGGAAGTTAGAAAAATGGATCTGTCCTCCTTTGTCTTAAGAAAGAACTGGTAACGATTGAAATACACTGCAAAcattttttaacaattttttttccttcaaatgaaataaaaagacaTGCTGGACAATTCTGCTTAATTTTGGATTATGGTTAATCTCAGCAGCCACAGCTCATACTAATTTTAATCACAATATTAATATCtttctaattttaataaaaattagaataaatatATAGCCTATTACAAATCATTCCCATTTACCAAATATAAACAACTTTTAGGTAGAAGTGTCAATATAGGTTAGCCCAGTTTAATTTGGCCAATGCTCTTGTGGATTGAGAAAATATGAATTGGGTTGGGTCAGCTCATTTTTTATACGGGTCATCAAAACTTCAATTCAACTCATCTTTTATTAGTCCATGAGTCAGGTTGAGTCagcttattttttttttttaaaatttattttttaaattctacttaataaattttttatcaataaaattgtttcataatttaattcataaattgaataataaaaatatattacaaacaaataaattacactaaatataaataaacaaataaattacataaataaaatttaaatttttaacacaACTATCATCCCATAAACATAAGTATATAACCAAATAATAGAaactttaaaactcatttatACCTTCCTCAATCCTCATCttcaagtaaaatatttaaatcttatttaaacAGTAATTATGTCTCAATATCTGAattattatcaatttattatataatatttattgtcataaaaaaagataataaattttaatataaattaaaattattaatttgacaagtaaaaattaaaaaaattaaaatatataaaataaataataaataataaattattaattttatataattaaatatataaattaattaaattaattaaaattattattttttaacccACATAGCTAACCCGACCCAACCCACCCCAACTCATTAATACGATGGACTGACCCATTTAggcttaatttttatataaacctaaattttcaaacttaacttcatattcaataaaaaatgaattgatttaatGGGTTAAGTCCATTTTGACAAGTCAACTTTTAGGTAAAACTTAAGACATGTAAGTATAAACATATAATTGATatataaacaataataataatcatcaatatttcattttaagtTTAGTAGGAtataaaaatagtaatagtAATTATTAACGTTATTTCCTCCcaagcttaattaattaatttatttaaccCATATTCcgtctttatttatttattctttaaaccTCTCATAAACCCCTGCCCTGGAAGCACTAGGACAGCCAAGAGTCTAGACTCCAACATGCATGAAGAGACTAACTTTAATTCTCTCCCGCCACGAACCCTCCATCAAAGCCCTGATAACCCAAAACCTCCATCCACAAGCTCTCAGGATTTCCCTGTCTTATCACTTTCCACTCCTCACAGACCAAATCTACTCTCATTTCATCAAATCAGGCCATTCTCTAAACCCCTTCCTGTGCAGCACTCTCGTCTCTCACTTCTCCAAGCACGCCGACTTCTCACGCGCCCTTTCCTTCTTTCTCGACACCCCAAAACCTGATACGGTCTCTTTCAACTCCCTCATTTCTGGGTTCGCTCGGTCTGGCCGAACCGGACCGGTTTTTGAGTTGTTTAATGGATTGAGGCAATTGGGTTTGAAGCCTGACGTGTTCACGTTGAGTGGTTTAGTTAAAGGATGTGAGCGGTTAGAAGAGAATGAGATTGTGCATGGGGTATGTTTGACATTGGGGTTCGGAAATGGGGCTTTTGTTGTTAGTGGGTTGATTGAGAATTATGCAAAAAGTGAGAACTTGGTTTCAGCTGAGAAGTGTTTCAGGGAGTGTTTGGATGTTGATAATGTTGTTTTTACGGCTATGATTTGTGGGTGTTTTTGGAATGGGGAATTTGACAAGGGTAGAGACTTTTTTGTGGAAATGAGGGATTTggggtttgaattgaatgagTTTAGCTTGACTGGTGTGATCAGTGGATTGTTTGATGAGAAAGAAGGGCAACAGGTTCATGGGATTGGTTTAAAGTTGGGATTTTTGTTTGGTGGTTCGCTTCATTTTAATAATGCTGTCATGGGCATGTATTCTAGATGTGGAAGTAAAACGGAAGCTGTTAAGATGTTTGATGAAATTACTGATCCAGATATTGTCTCATGGACAGAAAGGATAGGAGCTGCTTTTGATGGTTTGGAAGCTTTTGGATTGTTTACATGTTTACAACGCAACGGTTTGGGAGTTAATGAGTATACAATTATCAATGTTTTATCTGCTGTTGCAGGAGAGGAGATGTTAAGTTTAGGGAAGCAAATCCAAGCAGTTTGTCAAAAGGAAGGGTTGTTGAAGGTGGTTTGTGTTGGCAATGCATTCATTTCTTTGTATGGTAAATGTGGGGAAATGGATGATGCGAGGCGCATTTTTGATGATATGGTTTCTCCGGATTCTGTTTCTTGGAATTCACTGATTGCTGGGTATTTGGATAATGGATTTTTTAGTCTGGCTCTTGAGATGTTCTCTAATATGCGTGATTTTAACGTAGAAGTGAATTGTTACACTCTTGCTAGCATTCTTGAAGCAGTATCTGACTCAAATTCTTTGCACCTTGGAATGCAGATACATTCATATATGGTTAAATGTGGATTTATGTTTGACAATTATATCATGTCTTGCTTGATAACAACATATGGGAGATGCGGCACCACTGATGAATCAAGAAGGGTTTTTTctgaaattaataatataagtGTCATGCACCTTAATGCAATGCTGAGTACTTTGGTCAATGCTGACTGTCATGTTGATAGTCTAGATTTCTTCCGAAACACAGTGGGTTCAATCCTTGAAGTAGACAGCAAAACTTTTAGCATCATTCTTAAAGCTTGCAGTGCTATGACAGATCTGGAACAGGGAAGAGGGATTCACTCCCTCGCTCTTAAATCTGGATTTCATCATGATTGCTTTGTTGAGACTGCTGTTATTGACCTCTACTGTAAGTGTGGAAGCATAGGTGACGCAGAGAAGGCCTTTAGATATGCATCGATGGACAACTTGGCTGCATGGAATGCAATGATAACAGGATATGCTCAGCATGGTTGTTATAGTGAGGCTTTTGAGCTTTATGATAAAATGACTGAATGTGGAATCAAACCAGATGAGATAACTTACCTTGGAGTTCTTACTTCATGCTGCCATACGGGGCTAGTGCTAGAAGCACAATATTACATGAACTCTATGGTCGAGTGTCATGGTTTAATCCCACATTTAGAGCATTACGCTTGCATGATTGATCTGCTTGGCCGAGTAGGACTACTAGAAGATGCAAAGAGGACCATAGATCAAATGCCTATTGGACCAGATGCTCGTATATGGCAGATTCTTCTATCAGCATGCAGCATCCATGGAAATGTTGACATGGGAAGAATTGCAGCAAGCAAACTTCTTGAACTGCAGCCTAATAATGAATCTGCCTATGTTCTTCTTTCAAATCTCTGTGCTTCAGCTGGTATGTGGAATGCTGTCAGAAAATTGAGAAgagaaatgaaggaaaaacTACTCTGCAAGGAACCTGGTTCTAGTTGGATTCAAGTAAAAGGATCCATGCATCACTTTTTTGCTGATAACCTGTTGCACCCTGAGcataaagaaatatttttggaGCTGACAAAGTTGTATGAACATATGCAAGCTTCACAAATAGTTGAACATGATGGTACTTTTCTATGGGATTTATGACCAATGAAGAGGATTCAATATCATTT
This window encodes:
- the LOC18606577 gene encoding pentatricopeptide repeat-containing protein At2g13600; amino-acid sequence: MKRLTLILSRHEPSIKALITQNLHPQALRISLSYHFPLLTDQIYSHFIKSGHSLNPFLCSTLVSHFSKHADFSRALSFFLDTPKPDTVSFNSLISGFARSGRTGPVFELFNGLRQLGLKPDVFTLSGLVKGCERLEENEIVHGVCLTLGFGNGAFVVSGLIENYAKSENLVSAEKCFRECLDVDNVVFTAMICGCFWNGEFDKGRDFFVEMRDLGFELNEFSLTGVISGLFDEKEGQQVHGIGLKLGFLFGGSLHFNNAVMGMYSRCGSKTEAVKMFDEITDPDIVSWTERIGAAFDGLEAFGLFTCLQRNGLGVNEYTIINVLSAVAGEEMLSLGKQIQAVCQKEGLLKVVCVGNAFISLYGKCGEMDDARRIFDDMVSPDSVSWNSLIAGYLDNGFFSLALEMFSNMRDFNVEVNCYTLASILEAVSDSNSLHLGMQIHSYMVKCGFMFDNYIMSCLITTYGRCGTTDESRRVFSEINNISVMHLNAMLSTLVNADCHVDSLDFFRNTVGSILEVDSKTFSIILKACSAMTDLEQGRGIHSLALKSGFHHDCFVETAVIDLYCKCGSIGDAEKAFRYASMDNLAAWNAMITGYAQHGCYSEAFELYDKMTECGIKPDEITYLGVLTSCCHTGLVLEAQYYMNSMVECHGLIPHLEHYACMIDLLGRVGLLEDAKRTIDQMPIGPDARIWQILLSACSIHGNVDMGRIAASKLLELQPNNESAYVLLSNLCASAGMWNAVRKLRREMKEKLLCKEPGSSWIQVKGSMHHFFADNLLHPEHKEIFLELTKLYEHMQASQIVEHDGTFLWDL